gaattgcatgagtatgtattgggtctcgtaggccctatttattattattattataatatattgaagatatattgtgaagaattataaaagcatgttaataatttaaaagttttaatttagatgaaattttataactcggttcaatatgtttacaagtgtatgtgttctggtaatgcctcgtaccctattcggTGTCGAATACAGATAAGGGGTGTTATAGTCAACTTTTCAAAAAGAAtggaattattttttaaagaaaatattaactaaaatgttaaaattttaaacatgaaagcCCCTATAACAATCCATGTgtactttatactattttttttacaaacttaatattttttaaaattctaatttattttttatttttatgaaattcaaatttttttttgctaatttgACATTTAAGATAAACAATATCATATCAGTATGTACACGTGGGTTGCCATGTAAGTTGACACACCAACgccattaaaaaattaatgttttaatcaatatttttattaaaatattatttgactctatttgaaagattaataataattttagctttaaaaaaattagagcaaaattgataaaatatataaacattaaagacTAACGGTACGTTTATTTGGTGTAAAATATTTTACGAAAAATAAAATCTggaaattgaatttattttctgaaaaatctTATACCTTTTTGGTGTTTggataattttgaataaaataatcaaaaaataatttttaatattattttatttgtatttaaattaaataatgattATTAATGGTCCAATACAAATTAATTACATTCACTAACATaagcatatattttaattaaaacatctACTTCAAATTATCAATTTGAGCCATTACTAAACAATGTCATAATAATTTTTGGCCAAAGACAGAATATATAGAGAACTCAAACAAATGGAGTAAAAAGACAGAATAAATTAGTACAATCAATCCCTCCTAATCTAAAAGCATTCATTTGACTATTGATACACCAAGCTATAGTCAACCAAGAAACAAATTTATTCAATGGTTAGGCACTTTTTAGGTGATTGAAATTttactaataaaaattttatattgtaGGAGTTGGGCCCCTGCCACCCCTGTAAATGGTTAAGATTTGAACttctaatcaaaacaaaaacaagcAAAACATCTGTCCAATCATCAACGCCAACTCTACCATAAAACAACTACATAATCTgatgttaataaaaataacaatggaGCAACAATGTCTATAAACCTTCCACCTCATGAACCGCTTTAACACATCTACATGCCCACTTTGAAcacctttaaaaaaaatcaacaaatcatCTCTTTCAGTAAGTCTCCTTCGTTAGAAAATGCATAAGATGTCACTCGGACACATTTCTTAGAAACAAACAACAAtgctttcaaaatcatcaaaattttcattagTAAGTGAGCTAAAATAATACAAGGCTGTGAACAAGctaaaaaaacacataaataatgcAAATACACTCCGTACAAAACGGAGGTGTGTTGAAGTTTTCCCACAAGCTTGTACAATTGATTGAGAGAGActggaatggaatggaaaaaatgaaaaataaataaagaactcACCTGATTGGAGATGCAAGGAGAGGCGTTTGGCTGAGAGAGAATGAAGCAGAGAAAGGCATCTGAGAGAAGAAAGAATGGAGAAGCAAAACCACAAgtccattatatatataattttttttgtctaaagaACATTTTACTAGAAAACACGCGAATTTTGGGtacatttgtaaaaatattttacctTCACTAAAAACATCGGATAAAGTGTTGCCGGTCTCATGTTTATTACCCATAGAATGGACTTTTGTCTGCCgtaagattaatttaatttttttaaaacaaaaccacGATCAATCATTCTAAATTTAGATTGGGTGATAtggttttttatatataaataattataagatattaattaattactattataatttaaaaaaaattatatacaaaaatGATTCATTTGTTATAATGAAAGTTGATATTGTCTGATCAACCGGGGACATCACCTCTTTTTCCCTTAATCATTACTCaaaccatcaaatttttttaaaagataattttagcATCCTCAATGTATCAAGCGAcacatgtatgtattttttagaatatttttaaaaaatacggatatttacagtaaaaaaaaaaagaagaaaaactatATTTCCCTATATTTCCTTAATGGTGCCTCTGTTGACTACAccagtaaatttttaaaaaaaagtttctgtcaattaaaataaattgaaaacaaaagaagaaaaattagtAATTCTTGACACCCACTTTCCCAGGCCCATTAACTGTTATAAAAGTCATACCAAAAAGCTCGTTGACAAGGATAACGACATCAAAGTCACCTACAATTTGTATGAAGCATGCCACTTAGGCTGTTAACTTGTTATCCTCATCCAGTTCTAGCAACCGGCCATTAGCTACTGCCAGAAAATCCAAGCATCAATCTAGCAAAGCAAAGCGTTTGCTAATGGAGGGTCTAATTCAGGTGCCTTATGATGTTACGGTCAGGTTCATGTTGACTTCCTTGGAGCGCAATTTGTTGCCTGATGCTATTATAAGGAGGTTGACTCGGCTTCTCCTGGCTAGTCGTCTTCGTTCTGGTTATAAACCCTCCACTGAGCTCCAACTCTCCGATCTCCTTCAGTTTGCTCATTGTATGTAACATTTCTTAGATTAAACCCTTTTTTCCttggatttgatttgatttgatttgatttgactGTGTCCAAACTGACTTGTTTGTTTGCTTTGTAGCCCTAAAGGAGATGCCTATAGCTATCAAGACAGACAAGCCTAAAACTCAACATTACGAATTGCCAACCTCTTTCTTCAAGTTGGTTCTTGGGAAGAACTTCAAATACAggttcttttccttctttttttcccTCTCTTTTTGTTTGATCTTGTGTACTGCTTTTTTAGTTGTtgggtgaatttttttttaatgggATGATGCAGTTGTTGTTACTTTTCTGACGAGTCGAAAACTTTGGAGGATGCTGAGGAAGCAATGTTGGAACTGTACTGTGAGAGATCGCAATTAAAAGATGGCCAAACAGTTCTTGATGTGGGGTGTGGATGGGGTTCACTTTCTCTATACATTGCCCGTAAGTACCCCAATTGCAGGGTTACAGGGATTTGCAATTCCACCACTCAGAAAGCTTTTATAGAGGAACAATACCGGTAAATGCTCCACTTGCTAAATGAAAAGTATTATTACTCCATgttaatttattacttttttactCTTGAAAACAAATTTATGGTTACCCTTCATAGGGATCGGCAATTGCAAAATGTGGAGATCATTGTTGCGGACATAAGCACATTTGAAATGGAGGCATCATACGACAGGATATATTCGATTGAAATGTTTGAGGTTCATTGTTTTCGACTTTTCGTACAGTCTGTGCTACTACACAGTTTTAATGTTGGTGATTTGAAATCTTATAATTTCTGCTTTTTAACAGCATATGAAGAACTATCACGATCTTCTCAAGAAGATATCAAAGTGGATGAAAGAGGATAGTCTTCTTTTTGTTCATTATTTCTGCCATAAAGCATTTGCTTACCACTTTGAGGTGTGCAAAATAATCTGATTGTGCCGAGTAACCCTAATTGTTATTGCTAATATGGGTTTATGCAATAGCTAGACGTCATCCCGTTTTCGAGAATCTATTTTAAATCCAAGGGATTTTACCTGGAATGACAATATCTTGTCAAATTATTTTAATCTAGGACATAAATGAAGATGACTGGATAACCAGGTACTTCTTTACAGGAGGTACAATGCCTTCAGCTAATCTGCTTCTATATTTCCAGGTAAAAAGCCTTTTTACATCTCATATATGCTATGAATTCTGAAAATTGAAATTCAATAGCCGTAGATTTTGATGTCATATTTATGATCTGCGTGACCCAACTGATTTTAATGCCTAACAGTCCATCCTTTGTACGCAGGATGATGTTTCTGTTGTCAACCATTGGTTTGTGAATGGGAAACATTATGCAAAAACTAGGTGAGAGCAGTTGTTTTGTAATACcaatataaaaaaacattataatctttcaatagctatACTAACTTGTTTAACCACCCTGATTCCTCCCTGAGAAATAGCTATAGTATTTGTTTCCTTGTTAGCAATTTGAAAGTTCTCAGAGAACATTTTTATATTGCAGTGAAGAGTGGCTGAAGAGGATGGACCGAAGCTTGGCTTCCATTAAGCCAATAATGGAGTCCACCTATGGCAAGGATCAGGCTGTGAAATGGACAGTGTATTGGAGAACATTCTTTATTGCTGTTGCGGAACTCTTTGGATACAATAATGGAGAAGAATGGATGGTTGCACTTTTCCTATTCAAGAAGAAATAAAGCCGTCATCAGTGCTCATTTCCACCAATAATCAACTTTGGGCATTAGGGGACTAAAATAAGAGCAACTGTAGAATCGCTGAATATTTTATGCAACTCCTACTCCATTGGAAAGACAAATGCATTTTGTATTTTGGACGAAATCAAACAACTGCATCAAGAACCATCAATGTAGAAAATAAATCACGATAGAAATTAAATAACTGATGAAAGTATAATTTCAGTTAGCTACTTTACCtgtttttttttcactatttagCAACATTCTTAACTGGGTTTCCACTATTATCTTAAAAATGGAACCGACAGCATCACCAGCTTCCAAGGAGCCAGGCTATGACTGTTCTCCATCATAGACCCAAGGAACTCCATAAAGAAGTTGCAATGAAGGCAGGCTATCAGGGATTAACAGGCTAAAAATTCAATGGC
The genomic region above belongs to Gossypium hirsutum isolate 1008001.06 chromosome D05, Gossypium_hirsutum_v2.1, whole genome shotgun sequence and contains:
- the LOC107907033 gene encoding (S)-coclaurine N-methyltransferase; translation: MEGLIQVPYDVTVRFMLTSLERNLLPDAIIRRLTRLLLASRLRSGYKPSTELQLSDLLQFAHSLKEMPIAIKTDKPKTQHYELPTSFFKLVLGKNFKYSCCYFSDESKTLEDAEEAMLELYCERSQLKDGQTVLDVGCGWGSLSLYIARKYPNCRVTGICNSTTQKAFIEEQYRDRQLQNVEIIVADISTFEMEASYDRIYSIEMFEHMKNYHDLLKKISKWMKEDSLLFVHYFCHKAFAYHFEDINEDDWITRYFFTGGTMPSANLLLYFQDDVSVVNHWFVNGKHYAKTSEEWLKRMDRSLASIKPIMESTYGKDQAVKWTVYWRTFFIAVAELFGYNNGEEWMVALFLFKKK